The Aerococcus loyolae genome contains the following window.
TAAATATAGTCCTACAAAAGGTTTAAATATAAATTTTTTAGAAATAATATTTTCTGTAAAATCTAATGTTGTTTTATCTCCATTCGAATAAAATTTTCCTATCCAAGTTCCTTTTATATTTGCGTTTTCAATTTCAAAAGACCAGCATTGATGTTTCGTACATTCTATAACTTTAAAATTTGTTTCTATCCCATCTTTTGTAATCTCTACAAAATTCTTATCAACAATAATTTTGATATCTTTGATATCACTTCTCCAACCAAAATCACGAAGGTCAGTAACTTTATCCCATACTTTTTCTATTGGGCAATTTAATGTAACTTTGATATTTGCAACTGCCATAAAATCCTCCTAAGTAAACTTATTTATACTTTTCTATCTATAGAACTAATTTCTTCCATTTCCTAATCTTAGTCCTAAATGTTCCAAATGGCGCTACTGTATTTACATGAATAAATTTATATACTTCCCAAGTAGCAGTTTTGGTTGCTTCATCTGCCCATTTTCTCATATGTGGTTTAAATAATTCTTCATCTGTTAATTCATCTATCATAAGATAAATTTTTTTTACATTTTCTGTTAGTTGTTCTTTTAGTTCATATAGAGATTTATGGGCATAGGTATCTGTAAACCATTGATATAATTCTCCAAGTTGATTCCACTTGAATTTATCTGATGGTGTTTTAACATCTATACCTTTTTTCTCATTTTCTTCCCATTTTAATACTAAAGCCGTCCAGCCTACTTGATAGGCAAGATTTTCTGCTGGTGTTCTGTCAACTTCTTTTAGTCTTTTATCTTTTAGTTCTTCTGGTATATTATCAAACTCTGAAATATATTTTTCGAAAGTTTTCTTTATCTCATTCTTTAATTCTTCCTTACTTTCATAAGACCTCATATGCCTACCTCCATGGTTTATATATAGATATTATATCAAAAATATTTTTATCCTAAGGATAATTCATAATCTTGTAATCAAACTGTTCCTATTTATTTTTATTTTATCTCTATTCGTTAAATACTCTTCCACATCAAACAAGTTTTTCTTATCATAATCTTCCAACAACTTGTAATTCTTATGCTTTGTAATATCAAATTTATCTGACAAGAAAGGTCTTACTCCTCTTAACTGATAAATACACTTACCGCCATCCATTACAGTTATTTCATCTTGGCTCATAAGTTCTTTGCCAGTTTTTTGGTAATTTAGACCTAAAGATTTTTGATTTGATCTGGTTTCCGATGTGTTATATAGGTCTATAGTTTCTTTTCCCCATAGAAAGAGTGTAAAATCATTGTTATCAACTATTGTATCTGCATGGTCTTTATAGATTGCTTTTAATTGAGATTGTACTTGCAGTATTATGCTTGCTGATATTTTCCTTGAGAGTTTTTAATTTCTATCGCCTATTAATACCTTATTTCTAATCTTCTAAAATCGATACTTCAAGGTCTATCGCTTTAAATGTAACAGTTATTCCTACTTCTTCTTTTACTGTTTTTTCAAATAGCTCAGCTATATCATATGGGGACATATCATATATATCTTCATACCATTCATTACTTTCATCGTACATTGTCTCACATATTGCTTCAATATAATTTTTCTTATCCATTGTGAGTTCTGTATCACTTTCTAAAATAAACTGCTCGCCATTTATATTTAAGATGATTGTTTTTTGTATAGGTGAATTAAACTTAAATAATTCTGACAAAGTAATTTGAAGTCCTTTTGCGATTTTATCAATATTTTCTATTGATATATTTCTCTTGCCAAGCTCTACATCCGCAATATATGTTCTATCCAATCCACACGCTTTAGAAAATGTTTCTTGTGTAAATCCACGAGCTGTTCTTAATTTTCTAATTTCCTGACCTAATTCTTTTTTAATCATACAATAGCACCTCCGTATGATTATATATTAGCGCTTTGTCGACTATAAGTCAACCGTCTATAAGTCACAAATTGTTTTTGTATCATAAATTTATTTTGAGAATTTTCGATTTTGAGTTTAATTTTATTTTATCTCTGTTTTTCAAAAACTCTTCCACATCAAATAAATTCTTCTTATCATAATCTTCCAATAACTTGTAATTCTTCTGTGCAAGTCATAGAAATTCTCTCTTTCCTCAGCCTAATTTTAACCGATATTTATTTCAAAATAGGTAGCAAAAACTTCAAAAGTGCCAAACCTAAAAATACTGTTATTAACGCAATCGCTGGGGAAATTATCTTATATGGAAAATTCATTTTATTCAACAAATGAATATCCAAAGAAAACACAACCAAAAACAATATAAATGTAACTATATATAATGGATTGTGGAGAATAAAGAATTTATATACAACATATTCAATACAGAAAAAAACAAATATTGAAATTAAGCATAAAAAAAGTAAATGTATAATTTTTTTCATGTTTCCTCCTCTATGATTTTCTAATTTCCTGACCTAATTCTTTTTTGATCATACAATAGCACCTCTGTATAATTATATATTAGCACTTTGTCGACTATAAGTCAACCGTCTATAAGTCACAAATTGTTTTTGTATCATAAATTTATTTTGAGAATTTTCGATTTTGAGTTTAATTTTATTTTGTCTCTGTTTTTCAAAAACTCCTCCACATCAAATAAATTCTTCTTATCATAATCTTCAAGTAATCTATAATTCTTATGCTTTGTAATATCAAATTTATCAGATAAGAAAGGTCTTACTCCTCTTAGCTGGTATATACACTTACCACCATCCATTACAGTTATTTCATCTTGACTCATAAGTTCCTTGCCAGTTTTTTGGTAATTTAGACCAAAAGATTTTTGATTTGATCTTGTTTCTGATGTGTTATATAGGTCTATGGTTTCTTTTCCTAAGGTTTCTGATAATTCTTTTACTGTTGTTTTTTCTTTTCCTCCTAGAAAGAGTGTTGAATCACAGTTACCAACTATTGTATCTGCATGGTCTTTATAAATTGCTTTTAATTGAGATTGTGCTTGCAGAATTATACTTGCTGATATTTCTCTTGAACGAATTGTCGCTATTAGTTTTTCAAATTTAGGAATTAAGCCTATATTTGCAAACTCATCAAGTAGACACCTAACATGAACTGGAAGTCTACCACCATACACATCATCTGCCTTATCACATAGTAGATTAAATAATTGAGAATACATTATTGAAACTACAAAGTTAAAGGTATCATCTGTATCTGATATTATTACGAATAAAGCCGTTTTTCTATCTCCAATTTTATCAAGTTCTAATTCATCTTCACTCATTAGCTCTCTAAGCTCTCTTATATCAAAAGGTGCAAGTCTTGCTCCACATGAAATTAGAATTGACTTAGCAGTTTTTCCTGCTGCCAGCTTATATTTCTTATATTGCTTAACTGCAAAATGACTTGGATCTTTCTTTTCAAGAGCTTCAAAGAGCCTATCAATTGGGTTCATATAGGTTTCGTCATCTTCTCTGACTTCACTTGCGTCAATCATATCTAAAAGTGTCTTAAAGTTCTTTTCTTCTTCTGGTGCTTCATAATAAATATAACCGATAAGGGCAGTGTAATAGAGCTTTTCAGCCTTTACCCAAAAATCTTCTCCTGCCTTTTCTCCATCTCCCTTGGTGTTGGCAATAATTGTTTGGACAAGTTTTAAAATATCTTTTTCACTTCTCAAATAGGCAAATGGATTGTATTTCATAGATTTTTTAAAGTTTATTGTATTTAAAATCTTTATGTCATATCCATTTTCATAAAGCATTTTTCCACACTCTAACACAAGTGTGCCTTTTGGGAAGATTTGTCAAGGACATAAACAAAATTTCTTTGAAAAATTTATATCTTTTCTGTTTCTCTCTTGATTAGCTTTAATATTTTATCCTTGTATGTTTCGCCTGTACCTTGCTTAAAATGTAGGTTTACAGTATATTTTGTCTTCCCAATATCCATAACTAACTGTTTATGTGGTGGTACTTGTATTTTTCTTCTTTCTTCTTCCATAAGTTCTCCTTTCCATTTTTAGACAATAAAAAACAGCAAACCATTTTTGATTTACTGTTACTGTGTTAGTTTTTATTAAATTGCTTGATTTTCAAAATTGAAATTTACCTAATGCGTTTCCCAATTTTCATTTTCTTACGCCATTCTGGTGCCAATCCATCATAAGACCAATATTCATCCATATCAACAATCAAATTATCTTCAAGATAGATAAAACTTACTACATGAAAAGACTCACTATTATCTGTTGGAAAAACCCGACAAGCTAAAATAATAGTATCTTCATTTTCTTCAATTCTCTCTATTTCTCCGTTCCAATTTCCGGGATATTCACAATTTGCCCTTATATACTCATCTAAGGTAAAAAACTCATTTGTGCAATGCCATTTTATAACAGCATTCTTTTGAAAATATTTCCTAAGTTCTTCTGCATTTTGTGATAAAACCGTTTTGAAAAATCTATCTATATCCATAGTAATCACCTTAAAACCAATTCACTTTTTCATCTCTAAACAATGGTGTTTCACTCTCTTTGTAAGGATTGTAGTTATTACAATTACAGCCAAACTCTTTCAATACTTTTATCTTATTATCGGCTGTCCAAACAATCAAAGAAATACCGTCAAATTCTTCAACTTTCCCTGTAGAGATACAATTGATGTGAGACCAAAAACAGGAAATTCTCTCTCCTGTTTTTGGTCTCACATCATTTACAAATGTACACTTTCTCAACAAATTATAATTTTCTATTTATCTAATTTTATTATATCGTTTACATTATTGGAGCAAATAATCTTAAAATAGCTTGCCATAGTCCTTTAAATAAACCATTTTTTGCTTCTCTTTCATCTACTTTATGTGATTCTTTAAAGGAATCCTCAAAATCTTTTTTGATATCTTTTATTACATTTGTATCCTTCATATAAATACCACATTCAAAATGTAAATATAAACTTCTATAATCTAAGTTTATTGTTCCTACAGTTGCTATTTCATCATCGGATAAAAATACTTTGCTATGTACAAAACCATTCGTATAAGTATAAATTTTTACTCCACCTTTAATTAATGTATAAAAATAAGAAGAGGTTAAATCATATACAATTCTTTTATCGGGTATTCCAGGAACAACAATTCTGACATCTACTCCTCTTCTTGCAGCTAAGATTAAACTATTTATCATATCTGTATCAATAATTAAATAAGGTGTATAAATATAAACATACTTTTTCGCTTGATTGATAATATTTAGATAAATATCTTCGCCGGTTATAACATCATCTAATGGACTTTCCCCATAAGGTACAACGAAAGCATTTTCCTTATACTTTTCAGTAAAATTATATTTGTATTTATTATAATCATTATCTTCTTTTTTAAATGAATTCCACATTTCTAGAAACATAACAGTAAAATTCCAAACAGCTTCACCTTTTATCCTAATTCCATTATCTTTCCATACTCCTAATTTACTATTTATATTTATATATTCATCTGAAATATTAATTCCACCAGAAAAAACAGTATGTCCATCAATTATCATCATTTTTCTATGATCTCTATTATTCATAATAATACCTGCAAATGGCGATAATTTATTAAATTGCATACATTTTATTCCATATTTCCCCAGTAACTTTGGATAATTACTAGGTAGCATAGCAAAAGAACCCATATCATCATATAATACTCTTACATCTAGTCCTGAATTTGCTTTTTCTTTTAATATATCTAAAATTCCTTGCCACATAGTACCATTATTAATAATGAAATATTCTATAAAAATAAATTTTTGGGCTTTTTTTAGTTCTTCTAACATAACAGGATAAACGTCATCACCAAGAGAATAATAGTTTATCTCATTGTTTTTCGTTACAGGAAATCCTGCAAATTCACTTATATATTTTAATTGTCCTAAATTTTTAGTATCGATTTCTTTTTTTATAAATTCATCTTGTATTAAGTATTTTTGACCATTTTCTATATTTTCATTAATATTCTTTAAAACTTTACTTCTTTTCATATTATTACTAAGTATGATATATAGAAGTGTTCCAATTAATGGAAAAAGCATAATCAGTAATATCCATATTAAATCGCTACTTAATCTTTTACTATACTTGATAATCATTAAAACAATTATAATACTAAGTAAACCATAAACTACATGAATAATACTTATAAATTCTCCAAATTTTAAATATATAAATAATGTTAATAGAATTTGTATTAATAAACCTATTGCTACAACAATTCCTCTTTTTACTGCCATCCACATATTTTTTCTCCTCATACTAATTCATTTTTATATGTAATACTTTTATCTTCTTTATAGATAAACATTAATTTTGAGTTCTTATCTGTTCTTCCTTTATCAAAGGATAACGAATAAGTACATTACTATCTAGATTTTCTTTGTGCATATCAACTGCTGTTATTTGATGATTATCATATGTTGTATAATAATAAATTCCCTTATTTACATTACAGCAAGATGTATAAATTGTTATTTCAAATTTATCATCACCTAAATCACAGCATCCTCTTTGTTGATCAACGCTACCTAAAATGTGAAAAAATTGACTAACACTTGATTTTTCATCTTCTTTAGAAAAAGAATTTAATTTAGTATACGCTACTCTTATGAATCTTGATTGCGATGATAAATCACCTGGTAGACCTATTGCTCCCATTCCTCTACTATATAAACTTAGATCTAATTCTTTACTAAATTTATTCTCTGGAGATTTAGGTGATAAATACATATAATTATTTAAGGCAAACATTTGCTTATCAAAAGATGGATTATTAGTTAATACCCCTACTGGATTATCATATATTTTTATTCCATCAATAACAGACTCTACAGTTATTGATTGTGTGCTATCGGAAATAATCCAATGTAAGCTAGCTAATGGTAATTTATCACTAAATGGAGTATTTAACACATTCATTTTTTCAATCAAATTTCTAGCTTCATTTACATTTGAACATTGGCTTAAAATCCATGGTATCAGTTCAAATTGAGCAACATTATCTTTTCCTTCCTGTTTTTCTTTATAATGAGCATTTCCAACAAAATTTAAACCTGCTATTGCTAACCCTTTTTCGTTTATTGCATCGTAATATAATGGATAATCTTCAGTAACAAATGCCATTCCAATTATCGCATAATGACTCTTAATGTCATCTACTTCTCTAAATTTAAATTCAAAGTTTCTTGGTGTTATTGTTACTTCATCTCCATATGAAAATTCATAATCCAATGTTCTTCCAAAATAAAAATCTTTCGTTTTATAAGTTGCTGCTGTACACATATTCTTTCCCTTCTTTCTAATACTATTTCTTATCTTTTATATAACTCTCTTTAAAATTACTATTTAGTGATTATATTTAATTATACCATTTTTTCACTTAGTTTTATAGGTCTAACTCATTCCTCTTTACCTGTGATAGTTGTTTTTCTTGTTCCTGTAACTGCTCTATACAGGTCTTAACTTTTTCAGCCTGTTCTACTTCTTCTCGTATTTCTAATATTTTACTATATAGGCTCTTTTTATCTTTCTTCAAAGTGGTAAGTTCCGATTTCCATTTGGATATATTTAAGGTCTTACTTTCCCCTAAATGCTCTTTGAGATGTTTCCTTGCACTTTCAAATAGAATAAGCTTCGCCGTATGCTCATTATAAAAATCTTCCTGTTTTATTTTCTTTAACTTTGCATAGGCTTTGTAGATGTCCTTGTACTTCAAATATTTTTCTGACTGGTCGATGAGTTGTGTTTTTTCATCAATCTTTTTCTCGGTATCTTTTAAGGCTCTTGTGGTCTTGTAATTCTTATCTCTTAAAGTAACTATACTTTCTTTCAGTTCAGATAAGGAAATAATGTTTTTCTCTTTTAAGAATTGATAGCTTTCGATGTATTTTTCTAAATCTGTATTATGGTTATCTGCATTTTTACGGATAAGATTTTTAAAAACGGATAGCAAATTTTCTTTGGATGGGAGGGTAGATTTGAGATTATCAGTTTCTGCCTTTTCTTCTTTTCCTATTCCTCTTATCCAATTTAGTAAGGCTTTTATTCTTCTTGCAATCTCTTTTAATATCTTATTCTGATGTTTGATTTCTCGGTTGATATTTCCCCTGTCGGTATTTATGCCTTTCTTTTCCATTTGGGTGGCTGATACGCCTAAATGAATGGTCGGTATTTGTTCTATGCCCTGTCTTTCATAGGAACGGTGATCCACTTTTTCCTGTATGCTATTTTCTTCAAGATATTTATTTGTAATATCTGCCCATGCTTTTCGCCAATGCTCTGCTTTGTCTTGTTCGTTCCAATCTACTGCATTTATTTTCTTTGTTTTGTAGTTGCCATTTTTAAGTTTTACTTTCTCTCCGTTTTCATCAAGGATATATTCCTTTTTTGATTTTGCTCCCCATGTCTTATTTTCGTTTAATGGTCTCATAGTTAATAATATGTGAGCGTGTGGGTTTCCATCATTTTTATCGTGTAGGGCAATATCTGCACACATACCAACTTTCACAAAATTTTCTTTTACATATTCTCTTACAAGCTCAATCTGTTTTTCCCTGCTTAATTCTTTTGGTAGGGCGATTTCTATTTCTCTTGCAAGCTGTGAGTTTTTACTTTTTTCTATTTTCTCTACACTGTTCCATAATGTTCCTCTGTCTGAAAATTCCTGTGGTGCATTTTGTGGTAATAGAATTTCGGTATAGGCTATTCCGCCTTTTCTTGTAAAGTCATGGACTATTCCGTCATATTCGTTTTTTATCTTTTCGCCACTACGATAGGCGGAAGCTGCTACTGCACTTTTGCCTTTTCCTCTTGAAATAATCTTTATACTAAGATGATATATCGCCATAAGAAAAAACCTCCTCTCTTTTTTAATGTGGGGACGATGGCGATGATAAAGACTTACTAAAAAAAATCGGATTGCTTTTTATCCGATTTCTTTTGGGAAGTACACAAGGGGTAGGAAATTTATTTCCGTAGGGGAGTGTAGCTCCCCTGTATCAGCGTTAGCTGATATGCTCTCTGCAAGAGCCTTCGGAGAACGCACACACCCTTTAGGGTGTATAAGTGCGCCCTTGTAAACAAGGGACTATTCCTCTATGTCCGTTTCTTCCTCTTGGTTTTCTGTGTTTTGATTTTGATTTTCTTTTCGCTTTTCTATGATTTTTAAGATTTTTTGATTGACTTCTTCTTTGATGTTTGGGAATGTGATTAGCTGATAAAATTCGTCTTTGGTAAAATCCTTGCTTTCAATAAAGATACTTTCAAAGACTGCTCCTTTTTCATAAATCCGTCTATCCCTTTTCTTTCGTTCTTCCTGTTTCTGTTGACTGATGAGCTTTTTTCTTTTGTTTTGTAACTGCTTGATTTCTTCTTCTGTCATTAAAATTTTTTCATCTATGTTTTTCATTTCTGTTTTCCTTTCTTCTGTTTTTGGACAAAGAAAAAACAGTAAACCATTTTTGATTTACTGTTAGTGTGTTATTTTTTATTAAATTGTTAGTTACTTCTTTTTCTTAAAAACCACGACTCCAAAAAATGGACAAATAGCTACCGTTTTTACTAACTCCATATTTGCTTTTTCTGACCAATGTTTCAACTCTTTCATAGAATAGAACCAATTATCCTTGGGACTATTTTCTCTCATATCTTCAACCGTATAAACTTCATTTTCTTTAAGGTATGGTTCTATATAATTTTTATATATTTCTTCAGGCGTGGTTTCTTTTAATAAAAATCTATATACCTTATTAAATAATTCGGTATCCTTTTCTGCGTCAAATAAAAGCATGGTATCGCACAAATAAAAATAACCATCCGTTGTAAGTATCTCTGAAATATTTTCTAACGACTTTTCTTTATAATCCCATGGCACTTGATGGAATGCTAACATACTAATAACTTTATTAACGCTTTGATTGCAATTTAATGCTTCAAAACTTCCTTGAATATATTTTACATTTCCATTACTACGATTTATAGCTTCCTGTAAATTATCTGCATTTGGCTCAATACCAATAACTTCATCTGAAAAATTACTACATACCTTTGAAAAATTTCCCCAACCACAACCTATATCCATTACCTTATCGCTTTTTTTCAATTCAGCTAATTTAAGCATAAGATTAACTAACTCATCTTTACTTTCGTAGGTTTGTCTCCCATCGGGACTAATAAGTTTGTTAATGTATTTATCTAATAATGCTGTCCAATTTTCAGCGATATTCTACCTCCTATTTATATTTTTATTGTCTAAATTACTAAATATTATAGCATTTTTAAGGTGCTTTTTCCATATCAGCTTTCTGTGGAATTTGACAGTTCCCTATAAAGTTAAAATACACATCGACCTGTTGTTTTCTCTCCTTGCCTTTTCTTCCTCCTGTTGCTTCATGGACTACAACTTTTTCTATATACTCATTTATCATTGGTACTGTCAGTTCTTCAATATCGGTATATTTTTCTATCATCTTTAAGAATTTATCAGTATCAACTTTTCTCTGATGATAACTTTCTATTTCATCTTCAAAATACTGTATTTGATTTTCTAAGTCTTGTTGCTCCG
Protein-coding sequences here:
- a CDS encoding nuclear transport factor 2 family protein, which translates into the protein MDIDRFFKTVLSQNAEELRKYFQKNAVIKWHCTNEFFTLDEYIRANCEYPGNWNGEIERIEENEDTIILACRVFPTDNSESFHVVSFIYLEDNLIVDMDEYWSYDGLAPEWRKKMKIGKRIR
- a CDS encoding transposon-encoded TnpW family protein — translated: MEEERRKIQVPPHKQLVMDIGKTKYTVNLHFKQGTGETYKDKILKLIKRETEKI
- a CDS encoding ClbS/DfsB family four-helix bundle protein; this encodes MRSYESKEELKNEIKKTFEKYISEFDNIPEELKDKRLKEVDRTPAENLAYQVGWTALVLKWEENEKKGIDVKTPSDKFKWNQLGELYQWFTDTYAHKSLYELKEQLTENVKKIYLMIDELTDEELFKPHMRKWADEATKTATWEVYKFIHVNTVAPFGTFRTKIRKWKKLVL
- a CDS encoding class I SAM-dependent methyltransferase: MAENWTALLDKYINKLISPDGRQTYESKDELVNLMLKLAELKKSDKVMDIGCGWGNFSKVCSNFSDEVIGIEPNADNLQEAINRSNGNVKYIQGSFEALNCNQSVNKVISMLAFHQVPWDYKEKSLENISEILTTDGYFYLCDTMLLFDAEKDTELFNKVYRFLLKETTPEEIYKNYIEPYLKENEVYTVEDMRENSPKDNWFYSMKELKHWSEKANMELVKTVAICPFFGVVVFKKKK
- a CDS encoding SRPBCC family protein; the encoded protein is MAVANIKVTLNCPIEKVWDKVTDLRDFGWRSDIKDIKIIVDKNFVEITKDGIETNFKVIECTKHQCWSFEIENANIKGTWIGKFYSNGDKTTLDFTENIISKKFIFKPFVGLYLRNQQKLYFKDLKEALNCEEASHVQVL
- the bsh gene encoding choloylglycine hydrolase, with the protein product MCTAATYKTKDFYFGRTLDYEFSYGDEVTITPRNFEFKFREVDDIKSHYAIIGMAFVTEDYPLYYDAINEKGLAIAGLNFVGNAHYKEKQEGKDNVAQFELIPWILSQCSNVNEARNLIEKMNVLNTPFSDKLPLASLHWIISDSTQSITVESVIDGIKIYDNPVGVLTNNPSFDKQMFALNNYMYLSPKSPENKFSKELDLSLYSRGMGAIGLPGDLSSQSRFIRVAYTKLNSFSKEDEKSSVSQFFHILGSVDQQRGCCDLGDDKFEITIYTSCCNVNKGIYYYTTYDNHQITAVDMHKENLDSNVLIRYPLIKEEQIRTQN
- the mobQ gene encoding MobQ family relaxase yields the protein MAIYHLSIKIISRGKGKSAVAASAYRSGEKIKNEYDGIVHDFTRKGGIAYTEILLPQNAPQEFSDRGTLWNSVEKIEKSKNSQLAREIEIALPKELSREKQIELVREYVKENFVKVGMCADIALHDKNDGNPHAHILLTMRPLNENKTWGAKSKKEYILDENGEKVKLKNGNYKTKKINAVDWNEQDKAEHWRKAWADITNKYLEENSIQEKVDHRSYERQGIEQIPTIHLGVSATQMEKKGINTDRGNINREIKHQNKILKEIARRIKALLNWIRGIGKEEKAETDNLKSTLPSKENLLSVFKNLIRKNADNHNTDLEKYIESYQFLKEKNIISLSELKESIVTLRDKNYKTTRALKDTEKKIDEKTQLIDQSEKYLKYKDIYKAYAKLKKIKQEDFYNEHTAKLILFESARKHLKEHLGESKTLNISKWKSELTTLKKDKKSLYSKILEIREEVEQAEKVKTCIEQLQEQEKQLSQVKRNELDL
- the cls gene encoding cardiolipin synthase, whose amino-acid sequence is MAVKRGIVVAIGLLIQILLTLFIYLKFGEFISIIHVVYGLLSIIIVLMIIKYSKRLSSDLIWILLIMLFPLIGTLLYIILSNNMKRSKVLKNINENIENGQKYLIQDEFIKKEIDTKNLGQLKYISEFAGFPVTKNNEINYYSLGDDVYPVMLEELKKAQKFIFIEYFIINNGTMWQGILDILKEKANSGLDVRVLYDDMGSFAMLPSNYPKLLGKYGIKCMQFNKLSPFAGIIMNNRDHRKMMIIDGHTVFSGGINISDEYININSKLGVWKDNGIRIKGEAVWNFTVMFLEMWNSFKKEDNDYNKYKYNFTEKYKENAFVVPYGESPLDDVITGEDIYLNIINQAKKYVYIYTPYLIIDTDMINSLILAARRGVDVRIVVPGIPDKRIVYDLTSSYFYTLIKGGVKIYTYTNGFVHSKVFLSDDEIATVGTINLDYRSLYLHFECGIYMKDTNVIKDIKKDFEDSFKESHKVDEREAKNGLFKGLWQAILRLFAPIM
- a CDS encoding DUF3847 domain-containing protein; the encoded protein is MKNIDEKILMTEEEIKQLQNKRKKLISQQKQEERKKRDRRIYEKGAVFESIFIESKDFTKDEFYQLITFPNIKEEVNQKILKIIEKRKENQNQNTENQEEETDIEE